One genomic region from Jiangella sp. DSM 45060 encodes:
- a CDS encoding N-acetylglutaminylglutamine amidotransferase codes for MCGLTGEFRFDNRPADLASVGLMCDAMVARGPDDSGAYAHGSLALGHRRLSIIDLSPHGHQPMIDAELGLAVVFNGCVYNYRELRDELSGYGYRFFSTSDTEVIGKAYHRWGEDFVDHLIGMFALAIHERDTGRLVLARDRLGIKPLYLAETPERLRFASTLPALVRAGGVDTSIDPVALHHYLSWHAVVPAPHTILAGVRKLPPATVRVVEPDGASRERVYWDPSFTRDPAKAGWSDTDWEEAVLESLRVAVRRRLVADVPVGVLLSGGLDSSLVVGLLAQEGQTGLNTFSIGFDAVGGEEGDEFKYSDVIAREFATDHHRIRVGADLLPSLGDAITAMSEPMVSHDAVAFYLLSKEVSRHVKVVQSGQGADEVFAGYHWYPPLAGVGRADAVGTYAKAFLDRDHAAMAEVVAPAYLTDGAVSLDFVREHFTRDGAETAVDAALRLDTQIMLTDDPVKRVDNMTMAWGLEARVPFLDHELVELAAQCPPELKLAQEGKGVLKEAARRVIPHEVIDRPKGYFPVPALKYLQGPYLELVEDALHSAAARDRGLFRPEYVDRLRQDPNADLTPLRGNRLWQLGLLELWLQTQLPGEGVTR; via the coding sequence ATGTGCGGTCTCACCGGAGAATTCAGGTTCGACAACCGCCCCGCCGACCTCGCCTCGGTCGGCCTCATGTGCGACGCCATGGTGGCCCGAGGGCCCGACGACTCCGGCGCCTACGCGCACGGGTCGCTGGCGCTGGGCCATCGCCGGCTGTCCATCATCGACCTCTCCCCACACGGCCACCAGCCGATGATCGACGCCGAGCTGGGCCTGGCCGTCGTCTTCAACGGCTGCGTCTACAACTACCGCGAGCTGCGCGACGAGCTGAGCGGGTACGGCTACCGGTTCTTCTCCACGTCCGACACCGAGGTCATCGGCAAGGCGTACCACCGCTGGGGCGAGGACTTCGTCGACCACCTCATCGGCATGTTCGCGCTGGCGATCCACGAGCGCGACACCGGCCGGCTGGTGCTGGCCCGCGACCGCCTCGGCATCAAGCCGCTGTACCTCGCCGAGACGCCCGAGCGGCTGCGCTTCGCCAGCACGCTGCCGGCGCTGGTCCGGGCCGGCGGCGTCGACACCTCCATCGACCCGGTCGCGCTACACCACTACCTGTCCTGGCACGCCGTCGTCCCCGCACCGCACACGATCCTCGCCGGCGTCCGCAAGCTGCCGCCGGCCACCGTCCGCGTCGTCGAGCCCGACGGCGCCAGCCGCGAGCGGGTGTACTGGGACCCGTCCTTCACCCGCGACCCCGCGAAGGCCGGTTGGTCGGACACCGACTGGGAGGAGGCCGTCCTCGAGTCGCTGCGGGTGGCCGTGCGCCGCCGGCTGGTCGCCGACGTCCCGGTCGGCGTGCTGCTCTCCGGCGGCCTCGACTCCAGCCTGGTGGTCGGGCTGCTCGCGCAGGAGGGCCAGACCGGCCTCAACACGTTCAGCATCGGGTTCGACGCGGTCGGCGGCGAGGAGGGCGACGAGTTCAAGTACTCCGACGTCATCGCCCGCGAGTTCGCCACCGACCACCACCGCATCCGCGTCGGCGCCGACCTGCTGCCGTCGCTGGGCGACGCGATCACCGCCATGAGCGAGCCGATGGTCAGCCACGACGCCGTCGCCTTCTACCTGCTCAGCAAGGAGGTCAGCCGGCACGTCAAGGTGGTGCAGTCCGGGCAGGGCGCCGACGAGGTGTTCGCCGGCTACCACTGGTACCCGCCGCTGGCCGGTGTCGGCCGCGCCGACGCCGTCGGCACCTACGCGAAGGCGTTCCTCGACCGCGACCACGCCGCCATGGCCGAGGTCGTCGCGCCCGCCTACCTCACCGACGGCGCCGTCAGCCTCGACTTCGTCCGCGAGCACTTCACCCGCGACGGCGCCGAGACCGCCGTCGACGCGGCGCTGCGGCTGGACACCCAGATCATGCTCACCGACGACCCGGTGAAGCGGGTCGACAACATGACGATGGCGTGGGGGCTGGAGGCGCGGGTGCCGTTCCTCGACCACGAGCTGGTCGAGCTGGCCGCGCAGTGCCCGCCGGAGCTGAAGCTGGCGCAGGAGGGCAAGGGCGTGCTGAAGGAGGCCGCGCGCCGGGTCATCCCGCACGAGGTGATCGACCGGCCGAAGGGCTACTTCCCGGTGCCGGCGCTGAAGTACCTGCAGGGCCCGTACCTCGAGCTCGTCGAGGACGCCCTGCACTCCGCCGCCGCCCGCGACCGCGGCCTGTTCCGGCCCGAGTACGTCGACCGGCTGCGGCAGGATCCGAACGCCGACCTCACTCCCCTGCGCGGGAACCGGCTGTGGCAGCTGGGCCTGCTCGAGCTGTGGCTGCAGACGCAGCTGCCCGGCGAGGGCGTGACCCGGTGA
- a CDS encoding LLM class flavin-dependent oxidoreductase, with protein sequence MTPEGRGRVTLGLQSDKSAADYQRLAVLAEDLGFDGVSVFSDLGFQPPQFALLEMARVTRRIRLGPACLNPFLQHPVEIAGQLATLDLASAGRAYLGLTRGAWLERVGVTGSRPVRALSETVQVVSRLLAGDDSGFQGETFTLQPGMRLQYRPARRHVETMFGIWGPKGASEAASVAHEVKLGGSANPDMVRQMTKWLGDSGVGVVAGAVTVVDEDRAVARSRARAEAAMYLEVVAALDPTVELPPDLVPRLGRLLATGRAEDAGRLIPDEVLDRFCFSGAPGDVIEQAAALFEAGASRVEFGTPHGLSDVHGVELLGRTVLPALRELS encoded by the coding sequence GTGACGCCGGAGGGACGTGGCCGGGTCACCCTGGGCCTGCAGTCGGACAAGTCGGCGGCCGACTACCAGCGACTGGCCGTGCTGGCCGAGGACCTGGGGTTCGACGGTGTCTCGGTCTTCAGCGACCTCGGCTTCCAGCCGCCGCAGTTCGCCCTGCTCGAGATGGCGAGGGTGACCCGCCGCATCCGGCTCGGGCCGGCCTGCCTCAACCCGTTCCTCCAGCACCCGGTCGAGATCGCCGGGCAGCTGGCCACGCTGGACCTCGCCTCCGCGGGCCGGGCCTACCTGGGACTGACCAGGGGTGCCTGGCTGGAACGCGTCGGCGTGACCGGGAGCCGGCCGGTCCGGGCGCTCTCCGAGACCGTGCAGGTGGTGAGCAGGCTGCTGGCGGGCGACGACTCCGGCTTCCAGGGCGAGACGTTCACGCTGCAGCCCGGGATGCGCCTCCAGTACCGTCCGGCCCGCCGGCACGTCGAGACGATGTTCGGCATCTGGGGCCCGAAGGGCGCGAGCGAGGCCGCCTCCGTCGCCCACGAGGTCAAGCTGGGTGGCTCGGCGAACCCCGACATGGTGCGGCAGATGACCAAGTGGCTCGGCGACAGCGGCGTGGGCGTCGTGGCCGGCGCGGTGACCGTCGTCGACGAGGACCGCGCCGTCGCCCGGTCCCGGGCACGGGCGGAAGCCGCCATGTACCTCGAGGTGGTCGCCGCCCTCGACCCCACGGTCGAGCTGCCGCCGGACCTGGTGCCCCGGCTCGGCCGCCTGCTGGCGACCGGCCGGGCCGAGGACGCCGGCCGGCTGATCCCGGACGAGGTCCTGGACCGCTTCTGTTTCTCCGGCGCCCCCGGCGACGTGATCGAACAGGCCGCGGCGTTGTTCGAGGCCGGGGCGAGCCGGGTCGAGTTCGGCACCCCGCACGGGCTGAGCGATGTCCACGGCGTCGAACTGCTGGGCCGGACGGTGCTGCCGGCGCTGAGGGAGTTGTCATGA
- a CDS encoding amidohydrolase family protein translates to MTPEPRETVLLNCSVFDAVTDTPRDDAAVWVDAGGGIRAVGPPDDVLAEARSAGPAGPEIVDLGGGVVLPGLANMHVHLSLGLPGKLGSAVQRANLAELTLLMADSARRALLAGVTTVRLVGESRGADFALRKGIDNGAVDGPRIFTAGQALCCTGGHGWDADAVEADGADGFRRATRQQIRAGADLIKVCISGGIAGEHEAIDTPQLTDDEMAAVIGVAHDWGRKVTAHAGPADSIRRAVELGLDCVEHGYELDDHVTRLMAERGVWYVPTIVVSRCKEFFEASGVPRWLMDRALSAGPRHWESLRLALANGVPIALGTDMPPHAEYDGTTATVRELEFMVEAGMPALDALRSATVRPIEWLGRLDDLGTLEPGKRADLIVVDRDPSRDISALRTLHLVMKDGIVYRDDRGLTARTTP, encoded by the coding sequence ATGACCCCCGAACCCCGAGAGACGGTGCTGCTCAACTGCTCCGTCTTCGACGCCGTCACCGACACACCCCGCGACGACGCCGCCGTCTGGGTCGACGCCGGGGGCGGCATCAGGGCCGTGGGCCCGCCGGACGACGTCCTGGCCGAGGCCCGCTCGGCCGGTCCGGCGGGACCGGAGATCGTCGATCTCGGCGGTGGTGTCGTGCTGCCCGGGCTGGCCAACATGCACGTGCACCTCAGTCTCGGCCTGCCCGGCAAGCTCGGCTCGGCCGTCCAGCGGGCGAACCTGGCGGAGCTGACCCTGCTGATGGCCGACTCCGCCCGCCGCGCGCTGCTGGCCGGCGTCACGACGGTGCGGCTGGTCGGCGAGAGCCGGGGCGCGGACTTCGCCCTGCGCAAGGGCATCGACAACGGCGCCGTCGACGGTCCGCGCATCTTCACGGCCGGGCAGGCGCTGTGCTGCACCGGCGGGCACGGCTGGGACGCCGACGCCGTCGAGGCCGACGGCGCCGACGGGTTCCGCCGGGCGACGCGGCAGCAGATCCGGGCCGGCGCCGACCTGATCAAGGTGTGCATCTCCGGCGGGATCGCCGGCGAGCACGAGGCGATCGACACGCCACAGCTCACCGACGACGAGATGGCCGCCGTCATCGGTGTCGCGCACGACTGGGGCCGCAAGGTCACGGCGCACGCCGGCCCGGCCGACTCCATCCGGCGGGCCGTCGAGCTCGGCCTGGACTGCGTGGAGCACGGTTACGAGCTCGACGACCACGTCACCCGGCTGATGGCCGAGCGCGGCGTCTGGTACGTGCCGACCATCGTCGTCAGCCGCTGCAAGGAGTTCTTCGAGGCCAGCGGGGTGCCCCGCTGGTTGATGGACCGTGCGCTGTCCGCCGGGCCGCGGCACTGGGAGAGCCTGCGGCTGGCGCTGGCGAACGGTGTGCCGATCGCCCTGGGCACCGACATGCCGCCACACGCGGAGTACGACGGCACCACGGCGACCGTGCGCGAGCTCGAGTTCATGGTCGAGGCCGGGATGCCGGCGCTCGACGCGCTGCGCTCGGCGACGGTCCGTCCCATCGAGTGGCTCGGCCGCCTCGACGACCTCGGGACCCTCGAGCCGGGCAAACGGGCGGACCTCATCGTCGTCGACCGCGACCCGAGTCGCGACATCTCGGCGCTGCGGACCCTGCACCTGGTGATGAAGGACGGGATCGTGTACCGCGACGACCGCGGGCTGACCGCGAGGACGACGCCATGA
- a CDS encoding ABC transporter ATP-binding protein, whose amino-acid sequence MGDVVLETDRLAVALPGPAGLVPVVHDATLTVGEGEIVGLAGESGSGKSLTAQALLNILPDGARVTGRADFAGRDLLGLDDRGWREVRGNGIAMVFQDPSAALHPMLSVGRQLTEHMRAHFGMTRVAARRRAAELLDDVRIPDPERALKAYPHQFSGGMRQRVAIAIALACRPKLLIADEPTTALDVTVQAGILALLDRLRVETGLSVLFITHDLGVLSALSTRTYVFYAGRVMETGPTGSLLLDPRHPYTTALLRARPQDGASLVPIPGSPVTPGEAPAGCPFGPRCTLHRDACDAAVPALRPIRDGRLIACVAAHVGDPAAEVTR is encoded by the coding sequence ATGGGTGACGTCGTCCTCGAGACCGACCGGCTGGCCGTCGCGCTGCCCGGCCCGGCCGGCCTGGTGCCGGTGGTCCACGACGCGACCCTCACCGTCGGCGAGGGGGAGATCGTCGGGCTGGCCGGCGAGAGCGGGTCGGGCAAGAGCCTGACCGCGCAGGCGCTGCTGAACATCCTGCCCGACGGCGCGCGCGTCACCGGCCGCGCGGACTTCGCCGGACGGGACCTGCTGGGCCTGGACGACCGAGGCTGGCGCGAGGTGCGGGGCAACGGCATCGCCATGGTGTTCCAGGACCCGAGCGCGGCGCTGCACCCCATGCTCAGCGTCGGCCGGCAGCTCACCGAGCACATGCGGGCGCACTTCGGCATGACCCGGGTCGCGGCCCGGCGCCGGGCCGCCGAGCTGCTCGACGACGTGCGCATCCCCGATCCGGAGCGGGCGCTGAAGGCCTACCCGCACCAGTTCTCCGGCGGCATGCGGCAGCGGGTGGCGATCGCCATCGCCCTGGCGTGCCGCCCGAAGCTGCTGATCGCCGACGAACCGACCACCGCACTGGACGTCACGGTGCAGGCGGGCATCCTGGCGCTGCTGGACCGGCTGCGGGTGGAGACCGGGCTGTCGGTGCTGTTCATCACGCACGACCTCGGGGTGCTGTCGGCACTGAGCACCCGGACCTACGTGTTCTACGCCGGCCGGGTGATGGAGACCGGGCCGACCGGATCGCTGCTGCTCGATCCCCGGCACCCGTACACGACGGCGCTGCTCCGGGCCCGGCCGCAGGACGGGGCGTCGCTGGTGCCGATTCCGGGCAGCCCGGTGACGCCCGGCGAGGCGCCGGCCGGCTGCCCCTTCGGTCCCCGGTGCACGCTGCACCGGGACGCCTGCGACGCCGCCGTGCCGGCGCTGCGGCCGATCCGCGACGGCCGGCTGATCGCCTGCGTCGCGGCCCACGTCGGCGATCCGGCAGCGGAGGTCACCCGATGA
- a CDS encoding ABC transporter ATP-binding protein, whose protein sequence is MSVLDLRDVVVDYHQRGRATVRAVRGVSLDVAAGEIVGLVGESGCGKSSLARVAVGLAAPTGGSVEFQGRPVAPVGWRRRDPAQVRLQILFQNPYASLNPRRTVGEQLADGLGPGATDRRERVTELLERVGLDAAAADRYAHQFSGGQRQRLAIARALAPDPQLIVADEPVTALDASSQAQVVNLLVGLVRELGMGMLFISHDLALVRQIADRTAVMYLGRIVESAPTERLWAEPRHPYTRALIDAVPTITRTGRLPAVLAGEVPDPANVPGGCSFRPRCPHAMDVCTDQPPLVTAGDRQVMCWLETGREPAAIREEPR, encoded by the coding sequence ATGAGCGTCCTGGACCTGCGCGACGTCGTCGTCGACTACCACCAGCGCGGCCGCGCGACGGTGCGGGCGGTCCGCGGTGTGAGCCTCGACGTCGCCGCCGGGGAGATCGTCGGCCTGGTGGGGGAGTCCGGGTGCGGGAAGTCGTCGCTCGCCCGGGTGGCCGTCGGGCTGGCCGCGCCCACCGGCGGCAGTGTCGAGTTCCAGGGCCGGCCGGTCGCTCCGGTGGGCTGGCGCCGTCGCGACCCGGCGCAGGTGCGGCTGCAGATCCTGTTCCAGAACCCGTACGCGTCGCTCAACCCGCGCCGGACGGTGGGTGAGCAGCTGGCGGACGGTCTCGGCCCGGGCGCCACCGACCGGCGGGAACGGGTCACCGAGCTGCTGGAGCGGGTCGGCCTGGACGCGGCGGCCGCCGATCGCTACGCGCACCAGTTCTCCGGCGGGCAGCGCCAGCGGCTGGCGATCGCCCGGGCACTGGCCCCCGATCCGCAGCTGATCGTCGCCGACGAACCGGTGACCGCACTCGACGCGTCCTCGCAGGCCCAGGTCGTCAACCTGCTGGTGGGACTGGTGCGCGAGCTCGGCATGGGCATGCTGTTCATCTCGCACGACCTCGCGCTGGTCCGGCAGATCGCCGACCGGACCGCCGTGATGTACCTGGGCCGCATCGTCGAGTCCGCGCCCACCGAACGGCTCTGGGCCGAGCCGCGCCACCCGTACACCCGCGCCCTGATCGACGCCGTGCCGACGATCACGAGGACGGGCCGGCTGCCCGCCGTGCTCGCCGGTGAGGTGCCCGATCCGGCGAACGTTCCCGGCGGCTGCTCGTTCCGGCCGCGCTGTCCGCACGCCATGGACGTCTGCACCGACCAGCCACCGCTCGTGACCGCCGGCGACCGCCAGGTGATGTGCTGGCTGGAAACCGGCCGCGAACCGGCCGCGATCCGCGAGGAGCCCCGATGA
- a CDS encoding TIGR04076 family protein, which translates to MTGDDDDRSTFGLCDLRVVVDRIEGRPVCGLRPGDYFDVTSSSQVSLPAGRHFCLYALGAVLPLLPAKQRDLDPHDWLARDSEVACPDPDERLVMRIERGRRRGYDARELT; encoded by the coding sequence ATGACCGGCGATGACGACGACCGCTCGACGTTCGGGCTGTGCGACCTGCGGGTGGTGGTCGACCGGATCGAGGGGCGTCCGGTCTGCGGGCTGCGTCCCGGCGACTACTTCGACGTCACCTCCAGCAGCCAGGTCAGCCTGCCGGCCGGCCGCCACTTCTGCCTCTACGCGCTGGGCGCCGTGCTGCCGCTGCTGCCCGCCAAGCAGCGCGACCTGGACCCGCATGACTGGCTGGCCCGCGACAGCGAGGTCGCCTGCCCGGACCCGGACGAACGACTCGTCATGCGGATCGAGCGGGGCCGGCGGCGCGGTTACGACGCGAGGGAGCTGACGTGA
- a CDS encoding DUF885 domain-containing protein, whose translation MTDHETVTAVADAYLGELAEVEPRAAEALGRDHVTAIPDLSPESYDQRLAIARRAAGRLDAATTGTPADEVLRSALAERLASDIALHEAGFTTALLAPLATPVHLVRQVFDNLPTRTADDWTTVAADLARVPVALRQYAATLDGSAGRGHVVAGRQVLAVAAQCESWVADGFYPGLVASAQVPPSLRQELEAAALAAAEATTWFAGFLRDDLLPRAGERDAVGEELYQVTSAAFLGARIDLRETYAHGWAELAALTEELGRVAAEVSPDGVAAAVARLDADPSGRIDGVEALERWLQQRADETMAAVDGVWFDVPARTRTVECRVTPAAAGVMYYTPPDPGLTRPGRVWWTLPDGVRSAQTWREVNTLHHEGVPGHHLQHAITMTLPGLHPWQRSLCHVHGYAEGWAHYSETLADEFGLVRTPGERMGMIYGQLWRAARIVIDLGLHLQLPIPPANGLVHETRWTPDLGRDVLVRLAGVDPQTAGFEVDRYLGWPGQALAFRVGARLWREARADAERRDGAAFDLKRFHMDALRLGPLGLGPLREILAERGAHGRS comes from the coding sequence ATGACCGATCACGAGACCGTCACCGCCGTCGCCGACGCCTACCTCGGCGAGCTCGCCGAGGTCGAGCCGCGGGCCGCCGAGGCGCTGGGCCGCGACCACGTGACGGCCATTCCGGACCTCTCGCCGGAGTCGTACGACCAGCGGCTGGCCATCGCCCGGCGCGCGGCCGGCCGGTTGGACGCGGCGACCACCGGCACACCGGCCGACGAGGTGCTGCGTTCCGCCCTGGCCGAGCGGCTGGCCAGCGATATCGCGCTGCACGAGGCCGGGTTCACGACGGCGTTGCTGGCACCGCTGGCGACGCCCGTGCACCTGGTCCGGCAGGTCTTCGACAACCTGCCGACGCGGACGGCGGACGACTGGACCACGGTGGCCGCCGACCTCGCCCGGGTACCGGTCGCGTTGCGGCAGTACGCGGCGACGCTGGACGGGTCCGCCGGGCGCGGGCACGTCGTGGCCGGGCGGCAGGTGCTGGCCGTGGCCGCGCAGTGCGAGAGCTGGGTCGCCGACGGGTTCTACCCCGGGCTGGTGGCGAGCGCGCAGGTGCCGCCGTCGCTGCGGCAGGAGCTGGAGGCGGCCGCCCTCGCGGCGGCCGAGGCGACGACGTGGTTCGCCGGGTTCCTCCGTGACGACCTGCTGCCCCGGGCCGGCGAGCGCGACGCGGTCGGCGAGGAGCTGTACCAGGTCACCTCGGCCGCGTTCCTGGGCGCGCGGATCGATCTGCGGGAGACCTACGCCCACGGCTGGGCGGAGCTCGCCGCCCTGACCGAGGAGCTGGGCCGGGTCGCGGCGGAGGTCTCGCCCGACGGGGTCGCGGCCGCCGTCGCGCGGCTCGACGCCGATCCCTCCGGCCGGATCGACGGCGTCGAGGCGCTCGAACGCTGGCTGCAGCAGCGCGCCGACGAGACCATGGCCGCCGTCGACGGGGTGTGGTTCGACGTCCCGGCCCGCACCCGGACGGTCGAGTGCCGGGTGACGCCCGCGGCCGCCGGCGTCATGTACTACACCCCGCCGGATCCCGGCCTGACGAGGCCCGGCCGGGTGTGGTGGACCCTGCCGGACGGCGTGCGGAGCGCGCAGACCTGGCGCGAGGTCAACACGCTGCACCACGAGGGCGTGCCGGGGCACCACCTCCAGCACGCGATCACCATGACGCTGCCCGGTCTGCACCCGTGGCAGCGCTCGCTGTGTCACGTCCACGGCTATGCGGAGGGCTGGGCACACTACTCCGAGACGCTCGCTGACGAGTTCGGCCTGGTGCGCACCCCCGGCGAGCGGATGGGCATGATCTACGGCCAGCTGTGGCGGGCGGCCCGCATCGTCATCGACCTCGGCCTGCACCTCCAGTTGCCGATCCCGCCCGCCAACGGCCTGGTGCACGAGACGCGGTGGACGCCGGACCTGGGCCGCGACGTCCTGGTCCGGCTGGCCGGCGTCGATCCTCAAACGGCTGGGTTCGAGGTGGACCGCTACCTCGGCTGGCCGGGGCAGGCGCTGGCCTTCCGCGTCGGCGCCCGGCTGTGGCGTGAGGCCCGGGCCGACGCCGAGCGGCGCGACGGCGCGGCCTTCGATCTCAAGCGTTTCCACATGGACGCGCTGCGGCTGGGCCCGCTCGGGCTGGGGCCGCTGCGCGAGATCCTGGCCGAGCGGGGTGCGCATGGACGGTCATGA
- the ngg gene encoding N-acetylglutaminylglutamine synthetase encodes MAAGPARAVAADAAARRGRDPVTDPRRRGQHSLWSTPWKEAPEHLVRDMKRDVLVDLAWGRLVFAQTFEDPRHVIDLLRAEEEGRRDIAMYVADPHVLVSHAPGELFIDPSLTYRLELHRYRPRRNPVSGVFVRKMSELADADEINRLYAARGMVTGDTALMWGNQRTPTFTYLVAQDERTGAVVGTVTGVDHVRAFDDPDNGASLWSLAVDPQSTIPGVGEALVRVLAERYIGRGRDHLDLSVLHDNDPAIRLYTKLGFQRVPVFAVKRKNPINEPLYVAGPAETELNPYAKIIADEARRRGILVEITDAESGELRLSHGGRRIVTRESLSELTTAVAMSRCDDKQLTRRIFQRAGLSVPRGVSASSAEADAAFLAEVGEAVVKPVRGEQGRGITVGVTSADALASAVSLAQTFCPDVLIEECVDGEDLRIVVIGHEVVAAAVRRPATVYGTGRHTVADLIDAHSRRRSAATGGESRVPVDATTVATVAASGYDLGDVLPEGVALRVRRTANLHTGGTIHDVTASLHPTLAAAAVAASEAIDIPVTGLDMIVPSPEGEEYALIEANERPGLANHEPQPTAARFVDLLFPATRTTPRAWQPPSAPQ; translated from the coding sequence GTGGCAGCTGGGCCTGCTCGAGCTGTGGCTGCAGACGCAGCTGCCCGGCGAGGGCGTGACCCGGTGACCGATCCCCGGCGAAGGGGCCAGCACTCGCTGTGGAGCACGCCGTGGAAGGAGGCGCCGGAACACCTCGTCCGGGACATGAAGCGCGACGTCCTGGTCGACCTCGCGTGGGGCCGGCTGGTGTTCGCGCAGACCTTCGAGGACCCTCGGCACGTCATCGACCTGCTCCGGGCCGAGGAGGAGGGCCGCCGCGACATCGCCATGTACGTCGCCGATCCGCACGTGCTGGTGTCGCACGCGCCCGGCGAGCTGTTCATCGACCCGTCGCTGACGTACCGGCTGGAGCTGCACCGCTACCGGCCGCGGCGCAACCCCGTCAGCGGCGTGTTCGTCCGCAAGATGAGCGAGCTGGCCGACGCCGACGAGATCAACCGGCTGTACGCGGCCCGCGGCATGGTCACCGGCGACACCGCGCTCATGTGGGGCAACCAGCGCACGCCGACGTTCACCTACCTGGTGGCGCAGGACGAGCGCACCGGCGCCGTCGTCGGCACCGTCACCGGCGTCGACCACGTCCGCGCCTTCGACGACCCCGACAACGGCGCCAGCCTGTGGAGCCTCGCCGTCGACCCGCAGAGCACCATCCCCGGCGTCGGGGAGGCGCTGGTGCGGGTGCTGGCCGAGCGGTACATCGGTCGCGGCCGCGACCACCTCGACCTCTCCGTCCTACATGACAACGACCCGGCGATCAGGCTGTACACGAAGCTCGGGTTCCAGCGGGTGCCGGTGTTCGCGGTGAAGCGGAAGAACCCGATCAACGAGCCGCTGTACGTGGCCGGGCCCGCGGAGACCGAGCTGAACCCGTACGCGAAGATCATCGCCGACGAGGCGCGGCGGCGCGGCATCCTGGTCGAGATCACCGACGCCGAGAGCGGCGAGCTGCGGCTGTCGCACGGCGGGCGGCGCATCGTCACCCGCGAGTCGCTGTCCGAGCTGACGACGGCGGTCGCGATGAGCCGCTGCGACGACAAGCAGCTGACCCGGCGGATCTTCCAGCGGGCCGGGCTGTCGGTGCCGCGCGGCGTCAGCGCCTCCTCCGCCGAGGCCGACGCCGCGTTCCTCGCCGAGGTCGGCGAGGCGGTGGTCAAGCCGGTCCGCGGCGAGCAGGGCCGCGGCATCACCGTCGGGGTGACGTCCGCGGACGCGCTCGCCTCGGCGGTGTCGCTGGCCCAGACGTTCTGCCCCGACGTCCTCATCGAGGAGTGCGTCGACGGTGAGGACCTGCGCATCGTCGTCATCGGCCACGAGGTCGTCGCCGCCGCCGTCCGCCGCCCCGCGACGGTGTACGGCACCGGCCGGCACACCGTCGCCGACCTGATCGACGCGCACAGCCGGCGCCGCTCCGCCGCGACCGGCGGCGAGTCGCGGGTGCCGGTGGACGCCACGACGGTGGCGACGGTGGCCGCCTCGGGCTACGACCTGGGCGACGTGCTGCCCGAGGGGGTGGCGCTGCGGGTGCGGCGCACGGCCAACCTGCACACCGGTGGCACGATCCACGACGTGACGGCGTCGCTGCACCCGACGCTCGCGGCGGCCGCGGTGGCGGCCAGCGAGGCGATCGACATCCCGGTGACCGGGCTGGACATGATCGTGCCCAGCCCGGAGGGTGAGGAGTACGCGCTGATCGAGGCGAACGAGCGGCCCGGCCTGGCCAACCACGAGCCCCAACCCACCGCCGCCCGCTTCGTCGACCTCCTCTTCCCCGCCACGCGAACGACGCCGAGGGCGTGGCAGCCGCCGTCGGCGCCGCAGTGA
- a CDS encoding nuclear transport factor 2 family protein has protein sequence MDGHDDPTVGEFVADLYASIGDRRRFDAHLDPGITIWESDAAGLLRGLADLDDLRDSRAARPSTATLAELGPEELVADVWAGTAVARYILRARYHGDRPDDTFRVTDVMRRGPDGWRIVHHHAEAVTEAPVPRKDEISG, from the coding sequence ATGGACGGTCATGACGACCCCACGGTCGGCGAGTTCGTGGCCGATCTCTACGCCTCCATCGGCGATCGTCGCCGCTTCGACGCGCACCTCGACCCAGGCATCACGATCTGGGAGTCCGACGCCGCGGGCCTACTGCGCGGTCTGGCCGACCTGGACGACCTCCGCGACTCCCGTGCCGCGCGCCCGAGCACCGCGACCCTGGCCGAGCTGGGACCGGAGGAGCTGGTCGCCGATGTCTGGGCTGGGACGGCCGTGGCCCGGTACATCCTGCGTGCGCGCTACCACGGCGACCGGCCCGACGACACCTTCCGGGTCACCGACGTGATGCGCCGCGGGCCGGACGGCTGGCGCATCGTGCACCACCACGCCGAGGCCGTCACCGAAGCGCCGGTTCCTAGGAAGGACGAGATCTCCGGCTGA